The following is a genomic window from Pseudochaenichthys georgianus chromosome 9, fPseGeo1.2, whole genome shotgun sequence.
AATGAATAATCTAAATCGGCTTGCCATATCTAGACACATAGAACACTTTGCACCGTGCTCTTATGATGTTGTGTTATGCTTCTTGagcgtggacaacagagaaacatatactgtattcttcatgaccaagcaagtttggaattgaaataaaaaagtaaagtgaaacttaagttTGTCACCCTCACCCTCCGGTCCAAACATATTAATCCACATGAATCATCCTCTACTGAtggtatataataataataataataataataataatacatttattttggagggcgcctttcataacacccaaggacaccttactaTCACCTTCCCCTTATAGGGgaaatatagggaacaattaaaacagtggatttagtgaagtatcagccggggtaagacaagacaaacaacaggaaatggaCTATAGAAGGACACAGGGTAACAGGTTATAACGATATTGCCCCTATGCTccgtaaggtgtccttgggtagttatgaaaggcgccccccaaaataaatgtattattattatataccaTCAGTAGAGGATGATTCATGTGGATTAATATGTTTGGACCGGAGGGTGAGGGTGACAaacttaagtttcactttacttttttatttcaattccaaacttgcttggtcatgaagaatacagtggggcaaaaaagtatttagtcagccaccaattgtgaaagttctcccacttaaaaagatgagagaggcctgtaattttcattctaggtatacctcaactatgagagacaaaatgagaaaaaaaatccagaaaatcacattgtctgatttttaaagaatttatttgcaaattatggtggaaaataagtatttggtcaataacaaaagttaatctcaatactttgttatataccctttgttggcaatgacagagttcaaacgttttctgtaagtcttcacaaggttttcacacactgttgctggtattttggcccattcctccatgcagatctcctctagagcagtgatgttttggggctgtcgctgggcaacacggactttcaactccctccaaagattttctatggggttgagatctggagactggctaggccactccaggaccttgaaatgcttcttacgaagccactccttcgttgcccgggtggTGGggttgggatcattgtcatgctgaaagacccagccacgtttcatcttcaatgcccttgctgatggaaggaggttgtcactcaaaatctcacgatacatggccccattcattctttcctttacacggatcagtcgtcctggtccctttgcagaaaaacagccccaaagcatgatgtttccacacacatgtttcacagtaggtatggtgttctttggatgaaactcagcattctttctcctccaaacacgtctagttgagtttttaccaaaaagttctattttggtttcatctgaccatatgacattctcccaatcctcttctggatcatctaaatgctctctagcaaacttcagacgggcctggacatgtactggcttaagcagggggacacgtctggcactgcaggatttgagtccctggcggcgtggtgtgttactgatggtagcctttgttactttggtcccagctctctgcaggtcattgactaggtcccctccgtgtggttctgggatttttgctcaccgttcttgtgatcattttgaccccacagggtgagatcttgcgtggagccccagatcgagggagattatcagtggtcttgtatgtcttccattttctaataattgcccccacagttgatttcttcacaccaagctacttacctattgcagattcagtcttcccagcctggtgcaggtctacaattttgtttatggtgtcctctgacagctctttggtcttggccatagtggagtttggagtgtgactgtttgaggttgtggacaggtgtcttttatactgataacgagttcaaagaggtgccattaatacagttaacaagtggaggacagaggaggctcttaaagaagaagttacaggtctgtgagagccagaaatcttgtttgtttgtaggtgaccaaatacttattttaccgaggaatttaccaattaattcattaaaaatcctacaatgtgatttcctggattctttccccccattctgtctctcatagttgaagtgtaccaacgatgaaaattacaggcctctctcatatttttaagtgggagaacttgcacaattggtggctgactaaatacctttttgccccactgtatatgatGAATAGGAGTGGACCCAGTACTGACCCCTGGGGGACATCCAGTGAAATAGATATTTATTGTGACTTGCAGATAGGCAGGGCTTTGTCTGGATGTTTGCGATCAACCACCACACAGCGTTTGGTGATAAAATAGAGTTTATCAGGACATGCTGGACACTGTCCAGTATTCCACAGTGTACACATTTGGTGTAAAAAAACTGCTCGCCAGTCGATAATGACCCAGCTATAGTCTTGGTAATTTGATGTCATCCTTTAGTTTAAACTCTGCCAGTGCCGCCTGATTTAATTGACGGTTGAATGTTGTAGAATTGACCTCCTATGCTGTCATATCCCATTGTTGTTGGCACTGGAAATAAATTATTTCCTTCATGATGCTACAACATTCCAATAAAACACATGGCATTGGCAACCCTGGCTTTCGCTTGATTATTTAAAGTGCACATTTTAGCAAACAGTGAAGCAAAAACGTGAACTGCTCAGTATTTAATCATTCATTCACAGTTCAACATAAAtagaaaataatacattttctaaaatcttcaaataaaagacaaaaaatgcatggtcaggggaaatcaccatGTGTGCATTTTCTACTACCTACGCAACAAACACCCTCTgtaaaaaatgacaaataaaaaCAGTGATTTATATTGTGAgacattatatttagagccaGGTTGTCGAattctttttttccttcaatGAGAAAACCATTTGGAAACAAGTCTGTATTTAAAAGGAAATAAAGAAGAATGTCCACTGTTGGGTTTTTTCCTCGTAGAAAGCATTTTTTtctaaatataagagatagctaagataagataaccttaacaagatgcctgtgtgcttagtaccaggctgttgaagtcaatggggagagaaagattatctttcgatcccgattgaattgtgccacgaaatacacatatgatgtttgtcaatttaaaagaaaatgttgctagtcaaaaaaataagaatgtgtcgtaaaactgtgaagtaacacagtttttgtgtgaaacacttaatgaactacatctctggtctcgcagactctcacaacaacacaagtcaccaagatggccgtcactactgtcttgtcaaaaaAGTGATTGACTACcctgactaccctcactatcaacacgtccagaagaatgtcatgcaaagctgcttgcctgccttcctttgattctctctgaactgcctgatctttttaatgtttaatgtcaaccatttgtgcagatagcatgaagtagaacagatcgccggtgctaatgtagcgttagcatttctcccccgggcttaaatggtgtatgATAGAATGATCAAcccggtgtgacagtactcttcaaagggttcaccaAATAtgatgactactactcttactgtttaaaatgttgggttacttgatgttatttcatgttaaggctaataataatgacaaggctaagactgtaatgctaactaacgtgcttgctaatagttaggtagctaacttgatccagccactctggtcctttcatcagacaagaagcaaaagaacgagcaagacccattgctggtatgattgtGGCACAaatcaaacgggatcgaaagataatctttctctctccattgacttcaatatataatttttccaaaataaggtcccattctttcacacacagtgatgtcacgagctacccacaatgcaacacgcgccatatatatataaatacgccattttcctggaggtgctaatatcctgaaggtgctaatataaacagctagctaaagtaGCAGGCAGAgcacactaggttttttttctgaattaacgaccgaagaaatcgctgcatgtcttcggattacatctctggacttgaggggtgtgctctaggtcgttaccagcgtaaactagagctgtgtgggttgtcggattgcccttacaagtctgcctgcagatgtatggaaaaacgaaacttgaaagtggccttcgtcgattttggctgcatctacgtctaatttctggaaacaccaggtgaatagtACGGTGTCacactcggcccaatacccatatgtgtgtgtgaaagaatggtgctcccccggaaggggagggacttcaccactctatttggtggaggaaaacaattgtgccATCAGTTATGACAttacttacgcgactctgggatttgtagtctttctagttgcgtatttgtcatagtcttatatttcaacagttttacgacaaactgacttttttgacatggaaatgattttttaagattgacaaacatcatatgtgtaattcatggcacaattcaaacgggatcgaaagataagctttctctcttcattgacttcaattagggatgctccgatcgccaatatTGGGGCCGATCGCCAGAATCAGTATCAGCCGATCCGAacaagtgggcggggcctaaatggaggatttaaacataactttaaatcttccatttaaagtgatgtttaaaactcagttaatgggctcattcactggagcttccacaaacaatcaacttaattattacattcaaatgatgtacattattgaagtttacattcactttggttaataacacgggagaaatgagcggaagcgctctcttttcctctctccccctctctgcctctcctgacagcctgtcagtatctcatgcagctcactgatccagtaactAATGATGAGTGACCCGAAagtgaagaatacatatatttataactagtttagcttgttccagaggtagataaaatagctaagtgtgttagatCTAACTCTTGTGCGTTTCGCTCGCTCACCGGTctggcgggcggagctgcaggagttctgcttcacacagacacacacacgttgcataccgctattttactgtctttttcagacaccttaaaataatgccagaatggtgaagccattttggcgagcttgttttgccgcgcacagagaaaagtgtcatgtattttacgtaaTGCGATTGGCTCTCGCAATCGGCATGTTTatagagcaccgatcgatcggtagagagcgagtatcggccgatctcgatcggtgaccgatcgatccgAGCATCCctaacttcaatacataatttttccgaaataaggtcccatggaccggaagtagatttcatttcatttcaaacctttatttaaccagattggtcccattgagatcatagatctctttttcaagggagacctgcagcatataggttccacatgaaacctaaaacaataaaggacattatacattatatttacaggatacatagttatagacatttacatgtgcccatagtatcagcaagcatttcatttagcctagctttaaaaacatgcagaggaatgagattgctcagtttcaattcttgctgaagattgttccaagcaagtggagctgcgcacataaaagctgtcttacctaaaacagtccttgctcttggcacatctatcaagactacatcatgtgacctcagacaatagctgcttgcaactctctgtgttatcagagagcagatataatacgggagtttacccaacaaagctttatagataaacgtgtaccaatgactgagcctccgtacagagagtgatggtaaacctgccttggtatacagtgtacagtgatgtgtaaccgctttacaatttgtgacaaatctcagagcactgtgatacgcagcatccaatttgctcaggtaattggcaggtgcattcatatagaccagatcaccatagtccagcacaggtaaaaaggtcacagtgactagccttttcctggcctcaagcgagaaacaggacttgtttctgaaaaagaaacctagcctaaccctcagttttttaagcaggttattgacatgaagtttaaaagagagacaatcatcaagccagataccaaggtatttgtaacaggcaacaacttcaagttttgttccttgcgtagttacaatatctaaaacaggctctggtgtcttttttgcttttgaaaagagcattaccttggttttatccacatttaaaagaagctttaattcagagaactgagtctgaatagtgttaaaaacagcttgtaatttaacaacagcctctttaacggagggacctgcacaatacatcacagtatcatccgcataaaaatgtaaagtagcttcatccacattatcacctacgctgttaatatatatggagaataaaagtggtcctaaaacagaaccttgtggtacaccattagaaatgtttaaccattcagaagacagtccatcaaaatgaacacattgggacctttcagagaggtagttcacaaaccaccccactgcattgctggatatgccaatactgagtagcctctgctttaaaatgcgatgatcaacggtgtcaaactttggaaaggtcaataaacagagctgcacaactctgcttattatctaaaatagtagtaatgtcatttatcactttcattgtggcagtgatggtgctgtgttgctttctgaatcctgactgatgtttagacaggatatcatttatacataaaaactcctttacttgttcactcactaagcgttcgagcaccttagccagaactgacaatttagagattggcctatagttatttaaaatagttgcctcccctcctttcagtaaaggcaagacataagcagacttccatacttttggaattgtatttgtgctgagggagaggttaaaaagagaagtaagaggtggagcaataaaaatctgcagctatctttaaaaagaaaggttctacgttgtccgggccagccggtttcctaggatctaacttggataatgcttcatgaacaataccaatagttaaaggagtaaaactgaaagggttttccagaccacattgttcagagtcaaggattggagcgttcacaggagccacacatccaaacagagagccacaagacacaaaatgctcatgaaagcaatttagcatagtagccctgtctgatatagtgccagatgctgtggtaaggcacggaggtagctcatttgggatatcaccagtggaaatcgattttatggctttccaaaatttcctaggattattcaggttttctgtggtaaccgacaaatagtactttgatttagcactttttatttgagatgtgaagctatttcttagctgcctaaaatgtagccattctacctccgagcctgatttcctagccttagcccaagcattatttctctcatgaaggagactagacagctcagcagaaaaccagggattgtttcgtcccttcactctaaatttacgcagaggtgcatgtctatctataattttcataaaaccaagataaaaataagaccatgcagtttctacatcagcacacagattgattttaccccaatcaaaatcaaacagatcatgtaaaaaaccctgctccacaaagtgttttttgtctctctttgtgatgatacgtggtttaaccttttggaccttagtgtccctaattgtggctacaacacagtggtcactcacatcattagcaaatactcccacagatgagtatttatgtggaacatttgttaaaattagatcaattaaggatttatttggggacttaatatttggatgggcatccgtttgagtttttcccgtgtgaacgcaaaccgaaccttctgaaaaatgaaacaatgtaacaaactgtggtctggtgcgcaccagagaagcAGACTATTAGGACCCTATGCACCCTAATGACTTTGcatgctgcagggtagcttgtgagtttactccaggtgtgactaaagtatttttaagtgttgattatatttattatagtatatatatatatcgcatcATTTAATCTGCAGCTGCTGAATCTATGAAACATAAATAATCATGACACATTTTATAGAAACTGTAAAGCCTTTATTGTCATAACTCCAAATGGAAGTTAAAACTGCACAGTGTTTTACCTCATTTGTCCCACTTTACAACGTGTCTCGGTCATCTACAAAAAAGGTTCCTTTAACCCATAAAAGAATACATGTAGCTTTAAACACATCAAAAGGTAGATGTTTTAGTGATCTTTTGACCGAGCAATTCTTGCAGGCGTAACCAGCAGTATCCAGCCTTAAAGGGTTTTATGAGCGGGTGCTATAAGGCTTCCTgagacgcaggatcagagtcatCATTCCTTCCTGTGTAGTACTCAGGATTTGCAGTTTCCTGAGCCCCAAAACCTTTATGCAGGATTCAGAAAGCCTCTGTCTTGACTTGGGTGACAAAGCTTTCAATGACCTCCTCCTTGACAGGCCGTTCGTCCTGAGCACACAGGTCCTCTGTGATGGTGACCTTCAAAATCTCCTCTTTGAATGGTGCCGGGTCCACAAAGTTTTCATCAAAGATGAGGGCCATCAAGTCATCAAGGCAACCTGTGCAAACGTTAAAAAAAAGGAATGTTTCGTTTACACATTGGATTTCTGTATTAAGGGTCAacggtaggggtgtaacggttcttTCGGTTCgttacacgtgtgtaccgaacgaatataacggtaagcgtaaaaaattgagaacgtgaacaactttttggaagaaatctcaggtgctgtgtcgcagcattcagagtaatttgctcacattgggttcaacgtgtcatagagcgagcaagtaatttcattggacgagaggcatactatgagtatgtatttgttcttaaatgtcgtTTGCTTTGAATctttaaagcactttgaatcgccacgtgctgaaaagtgctatttaaataaaatggcCTTGCCTTGccatgagagctggtcacagggatgcgttcaaatgtagtcagtaatttgaggaactgtcgaaatggcgaacgcagataaagttgagctcgaaaatcctccagcatcattgaagtctccagtTTGGGAAAAtgttggtttcgcagttacgtacaaggatgacggacaaagacaggtggaccgaaccaaactGTTTggcggcattgttcaactaaaattgtatacgcggctggcaatacatcaaacttgcacactcatttgaaaaggcatcacccgaacgtgaatatcaccggtaccaaaagaaaaaagactgaagtgcaaacccaactcccacttgcatttaagcctccaccactcgcaaaaagtttagaccgagccaaagctattacaaacgccaaatgtccttatgttgccatgttagcaaagcgctacctctgtccctagcgagagggtgttctccacagcaggagacattgttagtgccagcagatctgccctttggACAAgttaattttctttaaaaaaaacatgaaaatacaatgacaagcaagtcataatgtcaaactggctgcttaggtactagtaggctacagtacagttcaaatacagattatttcagctcgtcgaaatgctgcacattaatgtttatttttattatattttgtgtttatttgagtgaatacattattcacagtttaataataattaaaaaaaacaacaaatattttatgttttgtgataattttttctgctgtaccgaaccgtgacctaaaaaccgaggtacgtaccgaacagaaatgtttgtgaatcgttacacccctagtcaaCGGTGAGTGATAATGCAAACCAGAGTCACACCATGCTCCTGCAACAACGCCAGACCCCTTTCCAGACCTTCTTTTTCCATCTGACAGCTTCCACCAACCTCATCGCTCTGTCAGAAAACATATAcgaaatatacataaataaagacATTTTATTGAAATGCATGACATGTGCAAACCGTGTGAAACTAAACATAAAAAAGgtttatatttaattttccaCTCACCTTAAACAACGGGATGTCAACAACATTGTTGGTCTTGAGGTCCATCGTGGTGTGGCTGCCTGACCTTTCAGAGTGGCCTGTGAAAATAATTGTACAATCTTTACATTACTCTGTATGATGAATACTATTTCTGATTGAAGTGTGGGGCATTTGACCTTTCCAATGTTTAGAATATAATTACCAGGAGAGTCTGACCTCAAGTCACCGCCAGGTATTATCTTGTCCTCTTCACTGAGCCGCCGAAGCATCATTTCCTGTGATGTCTTAAAGTTTGACACGATAGCTGGCTCGATGAACATTTTGGCATGCCTTAGGAAGGTGTCGTACTCGAAAAGCTGTAGGTTTATTGCTTTCAAGACCTAAAGggggtttaaataaaggtttctgCAAAAGCAGTTCATGGATTTTCATAGAAACAAGTCTTTACATAATTCAACAACATTATTTGACATAttcaactatttaaaaaaaacgtatACCTGTTGTTTATTTACCTTTTCAAGTTTGAAGAAAGACTCTCCATTGATGTACACTGAAGTGGAAAGCTGTAGGTTCCCAGCTGGAGTACTCCGTACAATAGGCTGGCTATTCCACAGTCTTGAAAACTGACAATGAGGGCACAGCTGCTCCACTGATAGAAATGTACCCATCCTTCGAGTTTGAACATCACACACTCGCTGGCACACAGGACACATTTCGAAAAGCTCCATGATGCAGGTCTCATACACTATGTATGTCTTGATGTTATAGGGAATGTGTTCTTtaccactgtaaaaaaaaaaaaagagatgtTATGCCCCATCACACAGCTTGGGCCCTATAGAGCAATGCACCTTACTTCCTCTTGCAttgatgggtgtgtgtgtgtgtgtgtgtgtgtgtgtgtgtgtgtgtgtgtgtgtgtgtgtgtgtgtgtgtgtgtgtgtgtgtgtgtgtgtgtgtgtgtgtgtgtgtgtgtgtgtgtgtgtgtgtgtgtgtgtgtgtgtgtgtgtgtgtgtgtgtgtgtgtgtgtgtgtcataattGCAAATGAGACACTTCCTGTAGCAGAACTACCACAGAAGAGGTTTTCAGGAATCAACCACATGTTTCTATATCTGATTGGCTGTGAGCAGTCACTGTTATAATGCTCCAACCGTGAAAGATGCAGTCACAAAACCTTATGTTTAAATAGTGTCAAaattaaagttgactttaaaAGAGGTTGCATGATCAAAGTGAAGGCAGAGTTCGAAGATGGGTGTGGTGCCAGAAGTAGTGTGGGTGGTGTGATCTAATATCAAGATTGCCTCTATTTTTCTTTACCTTATCTAAATGCTTTTGTTGTTTTCTGTGAAAGCAAACAAACAAACGCCTCTCCTTCTTTTTACTGACGAAGTATACTGAGAGAGCGGCTGAGTATGTAGACGGATCTacgatgctgtgtgtgtgtgtgtgtgtgtgtttttatctaGTCTAAAAGTATTTTAATACATTTCCTTCTTCACTGGTTTGTGGTGTTGTTAAAACTGCATGGCCCTTTCTCCTCGaatcctccggtagtgacccggaaatggatttcagcccgtcatgttgaaggacatctcatttctctaaatgcacttcgaggaccgaggattgagcatcgaggaggctctataatcgaggatacactgatgggtcctccgcgCCAGTtgtatttccggcaacagagatgtttaaaagagtcgtgacgcacggccggacttatctcagccaatgacagctctgcagctCTGGatgttattttattaactggtTTCATCACCGCGgggtttacagtgagaacagctgtgaggtccgtgcagaaagcagagcagtgtgtataatatatatcactcaatataacaggcctacattactctctttatttgtatgctttagtttagtagatatctacaaagagtcgatatttgtcTAAAACCATTTCGTGCTTCGCATAATAAAATACAGAACGGCTGTATCCTGATt
Proteins encoded in this region:
- the LOC139432838 gene encoding uncharacterized protein isoform X1 — its product is MGYCCAFCCTNGAGSGRVFHAFPKDQIIRQKWIILVNRVGWQPTKWSKLCSDHFACDAYDVDPAIIKSVGAEALIVHRRLKPGAVPSIFQHNKPLKERKSRAMEKRQRIEASTSHTSCRLPVMIDSACQTDPPKHRTVRTQLSLSTLRGSRRSTAVQTIDSSNFDVWTSNVLEAAPSFISTPTERPSKRRRVDPEEKEEEEEDGSFSVVASDGLDDTYDPAESVTNDTEKTDMFGKEHIPYNIKTYIVYETCIMELFEMCPVCQRVCDVQTRRMGTFLSVEQLCPHCQFSRLWNSQPIVRSTPAGNLQLSTSVYINGESFFKLEKVLKAINLQLFEYDTFLRHAKMFIEPAIVSNFKTSQEMMLRRLSEEDKIIPGGDLRSDSPGHSERSGSHTTMDLKTNNVVDIPLFKSDEVGGSCQMEKEGLERGLALLQEHGCLDDLMALIFDENFVDPAPFKEEILKVTITEDLCAQDERPVKEEVIESFVTQVKTEAF
- the LOC139432838 gene encoding uncharacterized protein isoform X2 — encoded protein: MSKGVKRCAVVGCKNRDKGKVLHAMPSLEKYKNLWLEFIFQGHVPEDSSRCLLLCSQHFAPDMFMNLNQVKEGYASRLRLKPGAIPTIQDQASEATSNLEAASTSHTSCRLPVMIDSACQTDPPKHRTVRTQLSLSTLRGSRRSTAVQTIDSSNFDVWTSNVLEAAPSFISTPTERPSKRRRVDPEEKEEEEEDGSFSVVASDGLDDTYDPAESVTNDTEKTDMFGKEHIPYNIKTYIVYETCIMELFEMCPVCQRVCDVQTRRMGTFLSVEQLCPHCQFSRLWNSQPIVRSTPAGNLQLSTSVYINGESFFKLEKVLKAINLQLFEYDTFLRHAKMFIEPAIVSNFKTSQEMMLRRLSEEDKIIPGGDLRSDSPGHSERSGSHTTMDLKTNNVVDIPLFKSDEVGGSCQMEKEGLERGLALLQEHGCLDDLMALIFDENFVDPAPFKEEILKVTITEDLCAQDERPVKEEVIESFVTQVKTEAF
- the LOC139432838 gene encoding uncharacterized protein isoform X5 encodes the protein MSKGVKRCAVVGCKNRDKGKASTSHTSCRLPVMIDSACQTDPPKHRTVRTQLSLSTLRGSRRSTAVQTIDSSNFDVWTSNVLEAAPSFISTPTERPSKRRRVDPEEKEEEEEDGSFSVVASDGLDDTYDPAESVTNDTEKTDMFGKEHIPYNIKTYIVYETCIMELFEMCPVCQRVCDVQTRRMGTFLSVEQLCPHCQFSRLWNSQPIVRSTPAGNLQLSTSVYINGESFFKLEKVLKAINLQLFEYDTFLRHAKMFIEPAIVSNFKTSQEMMLRRLSEEDKIIPGGDLRSDSPGHSERSGSHTTMDLKTNNVVDIPLFKSDEVGGSCQMEKEGLERGLALLQEHGCLDDLMALIFDENFVDPAPFKEEILKVTITEDLCAQDERPVKEEVIESFVTQVKTEAF